A genomic window from Ruminiclostridium cellulolyticum H10 includes:
- a CDS encoding AAA family ATPase, with translation MLNFIKGSIFSRNIGGLSEKSDTEIAPQVLAVWGSPGSGKTTVAVKLAKYLADKRKNVALLLCDMTAPMLPCICPPTDLECEKSLGSILAAARITDTLIKQNCITHRKEKYLTMIGMLKGENVFTYPPYNGELAKELIECVRRIVPYVIIDCSSTIATDILSAVSLMEADSVLRLVNCDLKSVSYLSSQLPLLNDNSWNAEKQYKTASNIKNGEAGESIESVLGNTVFKIPHSDELENHFLEGDLFQELVLKDSRGFRREIRKISKEVFGV, from the coding sequence ATGCTCAATTTCATAAAAGGGAGTATATTCTCCCGGAACATAGGCGGGCTTTCTGAGAAAAGTGATACTGAAATAGCTCCCCAGGTATTAGCGGTGTGGGGCAGTCCGGGAAGCGGAAAAACTACTGTTGCTGTGAAGCTGGCAAAATACCTTGCTGATAAACGGAAAAATGTAGCTTTGCTCCTATGTGATATGACAGCACCTATGCTGCCCTGTATTTGTCCGCCAACTGATCTGGAATGTGAAAAATCTCTGGGAAGTATTCTGGCGGCTGCACGTATAACAGATACCCTTATAAAACAAAACTGCATAACACATAGAAAGGAAAAATACCTGACAATGATTGGTATGTTAAAAGGTGAAAATGTGTTTACATACCCGCCTTATAATGGGGAACTGGCCAAGGAGCTGATTGAATGCGTAAGAAGAATTGTTCCCTATGTAATAATTGACTGTAGCAGTACAATTGCAACAGATATCCTATCAGCAGTTTCATTAATGGAGGCCGATTCTGTGCTAAGACTTGTAAACTGTGATCTTAAATCGGTCAGCTATTTGTCCTCACAGCTTCCGCTTTTGAACGATAATAGCTGGAATGCTGAAAAGCAGTACAAGACAGCCAGTAATATAAAGAATGGTGAAGCCGGTGAAAGTATTGAAAGTGTGCTGGGGAATACAGTGTTTAAAATACCGCACTCCGATGAGCTCGAAAATCATTTTCTGGAAGGTGATTTGTTTCAGGAGCTAGTACTGAAGGACAGCCGAGGTTTCCGCAGAGAAATAAGAAAAATAAGCAAGGAGGTGTTTGGAGTATGA
- the cpaB gene encoding Flp pilus assembly protein CpaB, producing MNILKNRTVLGVICILLSLVICFAVTPLFNSSISQRTKIVRVSRDIKAGDKITGNMVQIVEVGSYNLPSGVIKNKDDAIGKYASADMKTGDYIFNTKLSAAPAAENSYLYSLNGEKQAMSVTVGSFASGLSGKLMSGDIVSVIAPDYKNQGTAVIPEELQYVEVIGVTASTGYDTNTSENTEKQTGNKEKELPSTVTLLVSAVQSKTLAALESDGKLHLSLVYRGIKENAEKFLDYQDKVIQDLYFDKDKKTEKEMETDTQKATINTEPKAGESNESNNTGMAVGDAMQEGEGE from the coding sequence ATGAATATTTTAAAAAATCGAACTGTTCTCGGTGTAATTTGCATATTGCTGTCACTTGTAATCTGTTTTGCAGTTACACCTCTTTTTAACTCAAGCATTTCTCAAAGAACAAAAATTGTACGTGTCTCACGGGATATAAAAGCTGGTGACAAAATCACCGGGAATATGGTGCAGATTGTTGAGGTGGGCAGCTATAATCTCCCGTCAGGTGTGATTAAAAATAAGGATGATGCTATTGGCAAATATGCGTCAGCAGACATGAAGACTGGTGACTATATATTTAATACAAAGCTGTCGGCTGCCCCTGCCGCTGAAAACTCATATTTGTACAGCTTAAACGGTGAAAAGCAGGCAATGTCCGTTACAGTCGGAAGCTTTGCCAGCGGACTTTCGGGAAAGCTGATGTCGGGTGATATAGTCTCGGTCATAGCTCCGGATTACAAAAATCAAGGAACAGCCGTTATACCGGAGGAGCTTCAGTATGTGGAGGTTATAGGTGTTACTGCAAGCACAGGCTATGACACCAATACAAGTGAAAATACGGAGAAGCAGACAGGTAACAAAGAAAAGGAGCTTCCAAGCACTGTAACCCTTCTGGTTTCTGCAGTACAGAGTAAAACCCTTGCAGCATTGGAATCGGACGGAAAGCTGCACCTTTCACTTGTGTACCGTGGCATCAAGGAAAATGCTGAAAAGTTTTTAGATTATCAGGACAAGGTAATCCAAGACTTATACTTTGATAAGGATAAAAAGACAGAAAAAGAAATGGAAACAGATACACAAAAAGCAACTATAAATACGGAACCCAAAGCAGGGGAAAGCAATGAATCTAATAATACAGGAATGGCAGTTGGAGATGCCATGCAAGAAGGTGAGGGTGAGTAA
- a CDS encoding prepilin peptidase, with protein sequence MQDNCIGQGGLLFVLQAALFIALLMTASVFDVKKRIIPDTICIGVVLTGLICFEPSRLFGCFSALPFLVAALMGGKIGGGDIKLTAATGVVLGIGGSIAAMIIGLTAMLLFYAAYAILQRLRKRERQKAFPLAPFLSIGCIAAYLINTGGITL encoded by the coding sequence ATGCAGGATAATTGTATTGGTCAGGGCGGTCTGCTGTTTGTTCTCCAGGCAGCCCTTTTTATAGCACTTCTTATGACAGCATCTGTCTTTGACGTTAAAAAACGAATAATTCCAGACACAATATGTATAGGTGTTGTTCTTACAGGCTTAATATGCTTTGAGCCTTCAAGACTGTTTGGCTGTTTTTCAGCACTTCCATTTTTAGTAGCTGCACTTATGGGTGGGAAAATAGGGGGCGGAGATATCAAGCTGACGGCAGCAACAGGGGTTGTTCTCGGTATAGGTGGAAGCATAGCAGCAATGATTATCGGTCTTACTGCAATGCTTCTTTTTTATGCTGCTTATGCAATACTACAAAGACTTCGTAAGAGAGAACGGCAGAAGGCGTTCCCTCTTGCACCCTTTTTATCAATAGGCTGTATCGCAGCATATTTAATTAATACAGGAGGCATTACTCTATGA
- a CDS encoding DUF6133 family protein has translation MRKAVLNQINAVLNLRNVLQSQSGEGFVDTAIKILIAVVIGALILAGLYTLFGSTILPTLTQRIKEMFNYAG, from the coding sequence ATGCGAAAGGCAGTATTAAATCAAATCAACGCGGTGCTGAATTTGAGGAATGTCCTTCAATCCCAGTCCGGTGAAGGCTTTGTTGATACCGCAATCAAGATTTTAATAGCGGTAGTGATAGGAGCATTGATTCTTGCAGGACTGTATACTTTATTTGGCAGTACCATCCTGCCGACACTTACACAGCGTATAAAAGAGATGTTCAATTATGCAGGATAA
- a CDS encoding SpoVG family protein — translation MKKTGNFQTDISQNTVQSPQMKVDVKIGSIRPEGSIRATASINLNDCFAIRNVKVMESSRGMFVAMPSYKAGNGEYKDICFPVTAAFRQQLNDAVINAYHQALIQGQKSAQYTQVQTQEEHGIQMS, via the coding sequence ATGAAGAAAACAGGAAACTTTCAAACAGATATTTCCCAAAATACAGTGCAGTCTCCTCAAATGAAGGTAGATGTAAAAATCGGATCTATCCGTCCAGAGGGCAGCATCAGGGCAACTGCATCGATCAATCTAAATGACTGCTTCGCAATACGGAATGTTAAGGTGATGGAAAGCAGCAGGGGAATGTTTGTAGCTATGCCAAGCTATAAGGCGGGAAACGGAGAATACAAGGACATATGCTTTCCTGTAACAGCTGCATTCAGACAGCAGCTGAACGATGCAGTCATAAATGCATACCATCAGGCACTAATACAGGGACAGAAATCAGCACAATATACCCAAGTACAAACGCAGGAGGAACACGGTATACAGATGAGTTGA
- a CDS encoding YodL domain-containing protein, which yields MKGISIKNDRIMFYGNTAGYVEGEKAVVDTIFQCKEIRDYLLKERKMEVEWTNGVYDKLANSRPNIDGSIPVLKSCRIYQLKPDVNVLMKFIGYDELIKNFGEPKLENYNVVYDGHLETNDLESIYEKFNVCHPDGYSGHSLSISDVIELYSSKDSTFHYVDSFGFKEIDFKEQEQQNRQSMKL from the coding sequence ATGAAGGGAATCAGCATAAAAAACGACAGAATAATGTTCTATGGAAACACTGCCGGATATGTAGAAGGAGAAAAAGCAGTAGTTGATACAATATTTCAGTGTAAGGAAATAAGGGATTACCTTTTAAAGGAAAGAAAGATGGAGGTAGAGTGGACAAATGGAGTGTATGATAAGCTGGCAAACAGTAGGCCTAATATTGACGGAAGTATACCGGTGCTGAAAAGCTGCCGTATTTATCAGCTGAAGCCGGATGTAAATGTATTAATGAAATTTATTGGCTACGATGAGCTCATAAAAAACTTCGGTGAGCCAAAGCTTGAAAACTACAATGTTGTATATGACGGGCATCTGGAAACCAATGACCTTGAGTCCATCTACGAAAAATTCAATGTTTGTCATCCGGATGGATATAGCGGACACAGCTTGTCAATATCGGATGTTATTGAGCTTTACAGCAGCAAGGACAGCACATTCCACTACGTTGACAGCTTCGGGTTCAAGGAAATTGATTTTAAGGAGCAGGAGCAGCAAAACAGACAATCAATGAAGCTATAA
- a CDS encoding S-layer homology domain-containing protein — translation MKWKGKNVCIMVLVFCFLMIGNAYSSAKQFPDAVNHWSEKAITRLATKDVISGYPDGTVRPDGIVTRGQFASILAKSLGLDTSKSEESQPFNDIYHHWSERSIKALVQSGIIAKADYEGNFKPDKPITRIEIIRMMVRASGKSDEAKRTNDNTGFADEADISRADRGYVIIAKQNNIIAGYPDNTLRPKSEATRAEAFQLIDNQMRQNQKLGNEVPPIDGSDDYGSGASSSPNSYPDAQIDFELSNTAHTDTEISISPITQYAQTLKWSLAKETEDGVQVPVDISQVIKGSLSQSGGKITFKESGKYTLTAITENYSGRETKCSKGITVYPVFIPKFDLSEYSYIDETINITVNPEFNDVDIVWSVTKEGKDEALDTVIDGSLTNSGGSITFKEKGTYALTATVTDTTGRSFTCSKEILVYPVISPEFDLPEYTHTDKVVNITIAPKLDGLDVVWTATKDGKETAIDKIIDGSLTSTGGSITFKEKGSYAITATVTDATGRSFACGKGILVYPVPSLVFKYPATAYTDSNIIITQTAEMDGLIVEWLVESTSGPLDWNDYIDGTLDNDGGTIQFKQEGTYQLTAKVTDKTGRVFLLNSESRIDVYPVSDINITLPAKAYPGETVSVNVSGDNLNNLKCQWSIAADGGNPEEYESHVSGTLSDDGGTITFAKMGSYALTATFTDKLGRAFTCSKVITIYPIPDMQISLPKLAYSGDAVSVATEESGLKGLNAVWSISIDGGPEVPYRQYASDVLTSTGGEIRISTNKTIAVKLTASVTDENSRTFTFSSNTISIKPNIICSFAAPSSVHTGESFSVTMEEVSGLEESNITWSLTKDGSLTDYTGSLSNNGGNITINDVGGYTLTAAVTNSEGRIFSYSENIAVTNTAPNAPEGYATVTRTAKDQMLLVNITASATDPDGDDVIYEYEDQSEDGYYPLGSHTVKVRAKDSFGAVSSWTEINFKVVGSAPSTPVITRTPDGNSVAPNKPITITAASTDLDGDTITYVWEGRQAETSAYPLGRNTIRVKAVDSTGMESPWAAIVFFVADSNNGGGMTLSGPESVIVEKGIECATITEYTFSVPPVLGHSGSDYGRVRGYNILTDTWDQLDYQSIANGITLSQKLTAGVYSQLEFYYYTNHDCMYNKSNITYSVSYYFE, via the coding sequence ATGAAATGGAAGGGTAAAAATGTTTGTATTATGGTACTTGTTTTTTGTTTTCTAATGATTGGCAATGCTTACTCCAGTGCTAAGCAGTTCCCCGATGCAGTAAACCATTGGTCAGAGAAGGCGATCACCCGTCTAGCCACAAAAGATGTAATCAGCGGCTATCCTGACGGAACAGTAAGACCTGATGGAATTGTCACACGAGGTCAGTTTGCTTCTATTCTGGCAAAAAGCTTGGGACTTGACACGTCAAAATCAGAAGAATCTCAGCCCTTTAATGACATCTATCACCACTGGTCTGAGAGGAGCATCAAGGCCCTAGTTCAAAGCGGTATTATTGCAAAGGCGGATTATGAAGGAAACTTCAAGCCTGATAAGCCGATTACCCGTATTGAAATTATAAGGATGATGGTAAGAGCAAGTGGAAAGAGTGATGAAGCTAAAAGAACTAACGACAATACAGGCTTTGCAGACGAGGCTGATATAAGCAGAGCAGACAGGGGCTATGTAATAATTGCAAAGCAAAACAATATTATAGCCGGATATCCTGATAACACTCTTCGGCCGAAGAGCGAAGCCACAAGGGCGGAAGCGTTCCAGCTGATCGATAACCAGATGAGACAAAACCAAAAGCTTGGGAACGAAGTACCGCCTATCGACGGTTCAGATGATTATGGAAGCGGGGCAAGCAGCAGCCCTAACAGCTACCCTGATGCTCAGATAGATTTTGAATTGTCGAATACGGCACATACTGACACAGAAATCAGCATATCACCTATTACCCAATACGCTCAGACACTTAAATGGTCTCTTGCCAAGGAAACTGAGGATGGAGTACAGGTCCCTGTCGATATTTCACAGGTAATAAAAGGTTCATTGTCTCAAAGTGGAGGGAAAATCACATTCAAGGAAAGTGGAAAATATACCCTTACAGCTATTACCGAAAACTATAGCGGCAGAGAAACGAAATGTTCAAAAGGTATAACAGTGTATCCGGTGTTTATCCCTAAATTTGACCTTTCGGAATACAGTTATATAGATGAAACAATCAATATCACGGTTAATCCAGAGTTTAACGATGTTGACATTGTGTGGAGTGTAACAAAAGAAGGAAAGGATGAAGCACTAGACACCGTCATTGATGGGAGTCTAACCAATTCTGGAGGAAGCATTACTTTTAAAGAAAAGGGCACCTATGCACTTACTGCGACTGTCACGGATACAACAGGTAGGAGCTTTACTTGCAGTAAGGAGATTTTAGTCTATCCAGTAATCAGCCCCGAATTTGACCTTCCCGAATACACTCATACGGATAAAGTGGTCAATATTACGATTGCTCCGAAGCTTGACGGCCTTGATGTAGTGTGGACTGCAACAAAGGATGGCAAGGAGACAGCAATAGACAAAATTATTGACGGAAGCCTTACCAGTACGGGAGGAAGCATAACTTTTAAGGAAAAGGGTAGCTATGCAATTACTGCCACTGTCACCGATGCCACAGGCAGAAGCTTTGCTTGCGGTAAGGGAATTTTAGTATATCCTGTTCCAAGTCTTGTTTTTAAGTACCCAGCTACTGCATATACAGACAGCAATATTATAATTACTCAAACAGCAGAAATGGACGGACTGATAGTGGAATGGCTGGTAGAAAGCACGTCGGGCCCATTGGATTGGAATGATTACATTGACGGTACACTGGACAACGACGGCGGAACCATTCAATTCAAGCAGGAAGGTACGTATCAGCTTACAGCCAAGGTAACTGATAAAACAGGAAGAGTGTTTCTCTTAAATTCTGAAAGCAGGATAGATGTGTATCCCGTATCCGATATTAATATCACGCTTCCTGCTAAAGCCTATCCAGGAGAAACGGTTTCCGTCAATGTGAGCGGAGATAATCTCAATAACCTTAAATGTCAATGGTCAATAGCAGCTGACGGAGGAAACCCCGAGGAATATGAAAGCCATGTCAGCGGTACCCTTTCCGATGATGGCGGTACGATTACCTTTGCTAAAATGGGCAGCTATGCACTGACTGCTACCTTTACAGACAAACTAGGCAGGGCATTTACTTGCAGTAAAGTAATCACCATATATCCAATACCTGATATGCAGATAAGCCTCCCTAAGCTAGCTTACAGCGGAGATGCTGTTTCAGTAGCCACTGAAGAAAGCGGACTTAAGGGGCTGAATGCCGTATGGAGTATTTCAATTGACGGAGGTCCTGAAGTACCATACAGACAGTATGCAAGCGATGTACTCACAAGCACTGGTGGTGAAATCCGTATAAGTACAAATAAAACTATTGCAGTAAAGCTCACTGCTTCTGTAACAGATGAAAATAGCCGTACCTTTACATTTTCATCTAATACAATATCAATAAAGCCCAATATAATCTGTTCATTTGCAGCACCATCCTCCGTACATACCGGAGAAAGCTTTAGTGTCACTATGGAGGAGGTTTCGGGCTTAGAGGAAAGCAATATTACCTGGTCCCTGACCAAGGATGGCAGTTTGACTGACTATACAGGCAGCCTTAGCAACAATGGCGGGAATATTACTATAAATGATGTCGGAGGTTATACACTGACAGCAGCTGTTACGAACAGTGAGGGGAGAATATTTTCGTATTCAGAAAATATAGCTGTTACAAATACAGCTCCCAATGCACCAGAAGGATATGCAACAGTTACTAGAACTGCTAAGGATCAAATGCTCCTTGTAAATATTACAGCATCTGCAACTGACCCTGATGGGGATGATGTTATCTATGAATATGAAGACCAGAGTGAAGACGGTTATTATCCTTTAGGTTCACATACTGTTAAGGTTAGGGCAAAGGATTCCTTCGGGGCTGTTTCAAGCTGGACGGAAATTAACTTCAAGGTTGTCGGCTCGGCACCGTCTACACCTGTAATTACGAGAACACCAGACGGTAACAGTGTTGCACCAAATAAACCTATAACCATAACAGCAGCGTCAACAGATTTAGACGGTGATACTATTACCTATGTATGGGAGGGCAGACAAGCTGAGACCTCAGCATACCCTCTGGGTAGAAATACCATACGTGTTAAGGCTGTGGATTCAACAGGAATGGAATCTCCATGGGCAGCAATAGTTTTCTTTGTTGCCGATTCAAACAACGGCGGAGGAATGACACTGAGTGGGCCTGAGTCAGTGATAGTTGAAAAGGGAATAGAATGTGCAACAATTACGGAGTATACCTTTTCTGTTCCGCCTGTTTTAGGACATTCAGGCAGTGACTATGGACGTGTGCGAGGCTATAATATTTTGACCGATACTTGGGATCAGTTGGATTATCAATCTATAGCAAATGGGATTACCCTCAGCCAGAAGCTTACAGCAGGAGTGTATTCGCAACTTGAATTCTACTATTATACAAATCATGACTGTATGTACAACAAGAGTAACATCACCTACTCAGTATCCTATTATTTTGAATAA